A genomic region of Oncorhynchus mykiss isolate Arlee chromosome 2, USDA_OmykA_1.1, whole genome shotgun sequence contains the following coding sequences:
- the LOC110538932 gene encoding syntaxin-12 isoform X2 yields the protein MSYGRADSYHSQPPDFSNLTQTCSVNIQKITQNTGQIKNMLYQMGTRQETPELQDRLQQVQHYTNQLAKETNRHLKDLGSLPLPPSEQRQQKIQKDRLMNDFSAALNNFQAVQRRAAEKERESVARARAGSRLTEDEGNVDEQLVTFEKDDDDWSQSQTQQLEEPEVTEEDLEVIKERETNIRQLESDIMDVNQIFKDLAVMIHDQGEMIDSIEANVESAEVHVDRGTGQLQRAAYYQKKSRKRMCMLAMVVSLVVTVLAIIIWQAIK from the exons ATGTCATATGGGAGAGCAGACAGCTACCACTCGCAGCCACCAGACTTCAGCAACCTCACCCAGACATGCAGTgtcaacatccagaaaatcacacagAATA CTGGGCAGATCAAAAACATGCTGTACCAGATGGGGACGAGGCAAGAGACCCCAGAGCTGCAGGACAGACT CCAACAGGTACAGCACTACACCAACCAGCTGGCCAAAGAGACCAACAGACACCTGAAAGATCTGggctccctgcctctccctccctcggaACAG AGACAGCAGAAGATCCAGAAAGACCGACTGATGAATGACTTCTCTGCAGCGCTCAACAACTTCCAGGCAGTCCAGCGACGGGCGGCCGAGAAGGAGAGGGAATCAGTGGCCAGGGCCCGGGCCGGGTCCCGCCTCACG GAAGACGAGGGGAACGTCGATGAACAACTTGTGACATTTGAAAA AGATGATGATGACTGGAGTCAGAGTCAGACCCAGCAGCTGGAGGAGCCAGAGGTCACAGAGGAGGACCTGGAGGTCatcaaggagagagagaccaacatcAGGCAGCTAGAG tctGACATCATGGATGTAAACCAGATCTTTAAGGACCTGGCAGTGATGATCCACGACCAGGGAGAGATGATCG ACAGCATTGAGGCTAACGTGGAGAGTGCAGAGGTCCATGTAGACAGAGGGACCGGACAGCTCCAAAGGGCCGCCTACTACCAG AAGAAGTCCCGTAAGAGGATGTGTATGCTGGCCATGGTGGTGTCTCTGGTGGTCACCGTCCTGGCTATCATCATCTGGCAGGCCATCAaatga
- the LOC110538932 gene encoding syntaxin-12 isoform X1, protein MSYGRADSYHSQPPDFSNLTQTCSVNIQKITQNTGQIKNMLYQMGTRQETPELQDRLQQVQHYTNQLAKETNRHLKDLGSLPLPPSEQRQQKIQKDRLMNDFSAALNNFQAVQRRAAEKERESVARARAGSRLTQEDEGNVDEQLVTFEKDDDDWSQSQTQQLEEPEVTEEDLEVIKERETNIRQLESDIMDVNQIFKDLAVMIHDQGEMIDSIEANVESAEVHVDRGTGQLQRAAYYQKKSRKRMCMLAMVVSLVVTVLAIIIWQAIK, encoded by the exons ATGTCATATGGGAGAGCAGACAGCTACCACTCGCAGCCACCAGACTTCAGCAACCTCACCCAGACATGCAGTgtcaacatccagaaaatcacacagAATA CTGGGCAGATCAAAAACATGCTGTACCAGATGGGGACGAGGCAAGAGACCCCAGAGCTGCAGGACAGACT CCAACAGGTACAGCACTACACCAACCAGCTGGCCAAAGAGACCAACAGACACCTGAAAGATCTGggctccctgcctctccctccctcggaACAG AGACAGCAGAAGATCCAGAAAGACCGACTGATGAATGACTTCTCTGCAGCGCTCAACAACTTCCAGGCAGTCCAGCGACGGGCGGCCGAGAAGGAGAGGGAATCAGTGGCCAGGGCCCGGGCCGGGTCCCGCCTCACG CAGGAAGACGAGGGGAACGTCGATGAACAACTTGTGACATTTGAAAA AGATGATGATGACTGGAGTCAGAGTCAGACCCAGCAGCTGGAGGAGCCAGAGGTCACAGAGGAGGACCTGGAGGTCatcaaggagagagagaccaacatcAGGCAGCTAGAG tctGACATCATGGATGTAAACCAGATCTTTAAGGACCTGGCAGTGATGATCCACGACCAGGGAGAGATGATCG ACAGCATTGAGGCTAACGTGGAGAGTGCAGAGGTCCATGTAGACAGAGGGACCGGACAGCTCCAAAGGGCCGCCTACTACCAG AAGAAGTCCCGTAAGAGGATGTGTATGCTGGCCATGGTGGTGTCTCTGGTGGTCACCGTCCTGGCTATCATCATCTGGCAGGCCATCAaatga
- the LOC110538956 gene encoding popeye domain-containing protein 3, producing MEAPEFFPPSENLTAAVVHPLCEEWKGGSEGAIFHLASIFLVLGFMGGSGFYGLLYLFTFLTLGFFCTTIWSWSDACTTDTFLWNFALFGVCAVQVVHVAYRLRNVTFEKEFQDLYSYLFKKLGVSLTHFGKIVACCEGDIHTIEKDHCFAMEGKTAIDKLSVLLSGRIRVTVNGEFLHDIYPFQFLDSPEWDSLRPSEEGVFQVTLRADNCCRYVSWRRKKLYLLFAKHRYIAKVFALVVRNDIADKLYSLNDKAFDSRGFRYDLRLPTYCHVSPLPELDRTDGFLRVPAQYDRGHRGRVPITITAPEETD from the exons ATGGAAGCGCCAGAATTTTTCCCACCTTCTGAAAACTTGACGGCGGCTGTCGTGCACCCGCTATGCGAAGAATGGAAGGGGGGATCCGAGGGTGCCATCTTCCACCTCGCCAGTATCTTCCTTGTTTTGGGGTTCATGGGAGGGAGCGGGTTCTATGGGCTCCTCTACTTGTTTACCTTTCTGACGCTCGGTTTCTTCTGCACAACCATTTGGTCATGGTCGGACGCGTGCACCACCGACACCTTTTTGTGGAATTTCGCTCTCTTTGGGGTATGTGCGGTTCAAGTTGTGCACGTCGCCTACCGGCTGAGGAACGTTACTTTCGAAAAGGAGTTTCAAGATCTGTACAGCTACCTGTTCAAAAAGCTGGGGGTGTCGCTCACCCACTTCGGCAAGATAGTCGCCTGTTGTGAAGGGGACATCCACACTATAGAGAAAGACCACTGTTTTGCCATGGAGGGCAAGACTGCTATTGATAAGCTGTCCGTTCTTCTGTCCGGCAG AATTCGTGTGACAGTAAATGGAGAGTTTTTACATGACATATATCCTTTCCAGTTTCTCGATTCACCTGAATGGGACTCTCTCCGGCCGTCAGAGGAGGGAGTTTTCCAG GTGACCCTGCGTGCAGATAATTGCTGTAGATACGTTTCTTGGAGACGTAAGAAACTGTACCTACTCTTCGCCAAACACCGCTACATCGCCAAGGTCTTTGCGCTCGTGGTGCGGAATGACATCGCGGACAAGCTGTACTCCCTCAACGACAAGGCGTTCGACAGCCGCGGGTTCCGATATGATCTCCGGTTACCCACCTACTGTCACGTGTCCCCGTTGCCAGAATTAGACCGGACAGATGGGTTCCTACGAGTCCCAGCGCAATATGACCGTGGCCACCGTGGCCGTGTCCCTATAACTATAACAGCACCCGAAGAGACTGACTAG
- the LOC110538967 gene encoding blood vessel epicardial substance translates to MSSSPEMTSSLFYTTLAPLRSAVPGSVPGAGGGGLVMPTMEPNITSCEEWEEAHHLLFHLGNLSLLLGLVIPTTLTLHMILLRLMLMTGSCLFITWATLYRCNLDVMVWNVVFLLVNFMHFFYLVYKRRPIKIDRELKSVYKRMFEPLHVREALFQRLTGQFCTIQSLKKGQVYAAEDKTSVDERLSILLKGKMKVSYRGHFLHNIYTNAFIDSPEFRSTQMNRGEKFQVTIMAEENCKFLCWSRERLTYFLESDSFLNEVFRYLIGKDITNKLYSLNDPTLTDKAAKKMERQPSLCSQVSMMQMRNSMGSTSDTGDILNQIHRGGSSESSHQKSPGSNTSKTMKPIEEQLENDVFTESEPDSPVKKRHTHSTAIEV, encoded by the exons ATGTCTTCCTCTCCGGAGATGACCAGTAGCCTGTTCTACACCACCCTGGCCCCCCTGCGGTCGGCAGTCCCTGGGTCTGTACCCGGGGCTGGAGGTGGAGGTCTGGTGATGCCCACCATGGAGCCCAACATAACCTCCTGTGAGGAGTGGGAGGAGGCCCACCACCTGCTCTTCCACCTGGggaacctgtctctcctcctgggCCTGGTCATCCCCACCACCCTGACCCTGCACATGATCCTGCTGCGCCTCATGCTGATGACAG GAAGCTGTCTGTTCATCACTTGGGCAACGCTGTACCGGTGTAATCTGGATGTCATGGTGTGGAACGTGGTCTTCCTGCTGGTCAACTTCATGCACTTCTTCTACCTGGTCTACAAACGCAGACCT ATTAAGATTGACAGGGAGCTGAAGTCAGTGTACAAGCGGATGTTTGAGCCTCTTCACGTGCGCGAGGCCCTGTTCCAGAGACTGACGGGCCAATTCTGCACCATCCAGAGCCTGAAGAAGGGACAGGTGTATGCTGCCGAGGACAAGACCTCTGTGGATGAGCGCCTCAGTATCCTCCTTAAAGGAAA AATGAAGGTGTCATATCGTGGTCATTTCCTCCATAACATCTACACCAATGCCTTCATCGACTCCCCTGAGTTCAGATCAACCCagatgaacagaggagaaaaaTTCCAG GTGACCATCATGGCGGAGGAGAACTGTAAGTTCCTATGTTGGTCCAGAGAGAGGCTCACCTACTTCCTGGAGTCTGACTCCTTCCTGAACGAGGTGTTCAGGTACCTCATTGGCAAAGACATCACCAACAAGCTGTACTCGCTCAACGACCCCACTCTCACTGACAAG GCAGCGAAGAAGATGGAGCGTCAGCCCAGCCTGTGCTCCCAGGTCTCTATGATGCAGATGAGGAACAGCATGGGCAGCACCAGTGACACCGGTGACATCCTGAACCAGATCCACCGTGGAGGCTCCAGTGAATCCTCACATC AAAAATCCCCTGGCTCCAACACATCCAAAACGATGAAGCCCATTGAAGAACAACTGGAAAATGACGTCTTTACAGAGTCTGAGCCAGACTCTCCTGTTAAGAAACGCCACACCCACTCGACAGCCATAGAGGTGTAA